In the Pristiophorus japonicus isolate sPriJap1 chromosome 5, sPriJap1.hap1, whole genome shotgun sequence genome, one interval contains:
- the LOC139264598 gene encoding metalloreductase STEAP4-like isoform X1, producing the protein MDSNSSDMIPLRQTSSRKRLDHKRDTICIFGTGDFGRSFGMRLLKSGYPVVFGSRDPKHSILLPSGAQVFSHADALKISKIIFLAVHRENYDFLPALSDLLDEKVLVDVSNNIRMNQYPESNAQYLAQLVPKANVVKGFNTVSAWALQSGSLDASSQVFVCGDDNKSKQLVMDVARSIGLTPLDQGSLLAAQELENYPLQLFPMWRLPFIITAGLTVFFFLYCMVIKVIYPYVEKNVDDTYRMMISIPNIVFPIVSLILLGLVYLPGVIAAFLQLYRGTKYKRFPNWLDTWMLCRKQLGLVAFAYGFLHVFYSLVRPLRYSSYWRLVRNVASQVKKNTTTEVEMIWVWRADVFYALGILGFSVFGLLGITSLPSVSNTMNWREFRFVQSKLGHVTLLLCTAHTAVLGWNKFLKPTSFKWGLPSGYILSMVIPCIVLVLKLILITPCVDRMLTRIRQGWERKEKSSGNLNI; encoded by the exons ATGGACAGCAATTCATCAGACATGATCCCACTTCGTCAGACTAGCAGCAGAAAAAGGTTGGACCATAAACGGGACACGATTTGCATTTTTGGCACTGGGGACTTTGGCAGATCCTTTGGTATGAGGCTGCTCAAGTCAGGTTACCCGGTGGTATTTGGTAGCCGAGACCCAAAGCACTCGATCCTGCTGCCAAGTGGAGCGCAAGTGTTTAGCCACGCAGATGCCCTGAAAATATCCAAGATCATTTTCTTGGCAGTTCACAGAGAAAACTATGATTTTCTCCCAGCTCTGTCCGATTTGCTCGATGAAAAAGTGCTGGTGGATGTGAGCAACAACATCAGAATGAACCAATACCCAGAGTCCAATGCACAGTATCTGGCTCAGCTGGTTCCCAAAGCCAATGTGGTGAAGGGATTTAACACCGTTTCAGCCTGGGCCCTGCAGTCAGGCAGTCTGGATGCCAGCAGTCAG GTCTTTGTCTGCGGCGATGACAATAAATCCAAACAACTGGTGATGGATGTTGCCAGGAGTATAGGCCTCACTCCGTTAGACCAGGGATCCCTTCTAGCAGCCCAAGAACTGGAGAACTACCCTCTCCAGCTCTTTCCAATGTGGAGACTACCCTTTATTATAACGGCTGGTCTCACAGTATTCTTCTTCTTGTACTGTATGGTGATTAAAGTAATCTATCCCTATGTCGAAAAGAATGTTGATGATACCTATCGGATGATGATTTCCATACCCAATATTGTTTTTCCGATTGTTTCCCTCATTCTGCTTGGCTTAGTTTACCTGCCAGGTGTGAttgctgcattcctccaactctacaGAGGGACAAAATACAAAAGATTCCCTAACTGGCTTGACACGTGGATGTTATGTCGAAAGCAGCTCGGACTTGTGGCATTTGCCTATGGCTTCCTTCATGTTTTTTACTCATTGGTCAGACCACTTAGATATTCAAGTTATTGGAGACTGGTTCGCAATGTCGCATCACAG GTGAAAAAGAATACAACCACAGAGGTGGAGATGATCTGGGTCTGGCGTGCTGATGTATTTTATGCACTTGGAATCTTGGGCTTTTCTGTCTTCGGTTTGCTCGGGATAACTTCCCTTCCATCTGTCAGCAATACAATGAACTGGAGAGAATTCAGATTTGTTCAG TCGAAGTTGGGTCATGTCACATTGCTGCtgtgcacagctcacactgctgtACTTGGATGGAATAAATTTCTAAAGCCCACATCGTTTAAATGGGGACTTCCGTCAGGGTACATCCTGTCCATGGTGATTCCTTGCATTGTGCTGGTTCTAAAGCTGATTCTCATCACTCCATGTGTAGACAGAATGCTCACAAGAATTCGACAGGGTTGGGAAAGGAAAGAAAAAAGCTCAGGCAATCTAAACATTTGA
- the LOC139264598 gene encoding metalloreductase STEAP4-like isoform X2: MDSNSSDMIPLRQTSSRKRLDHKRDTICIFGTGDFGRSFGMRLLKSGYPVVFGSRDPKHSILLPSGAQVFSHADALKISKIIFLAVHRENYDFLPALSDLLDEKVLVDVSNNIRMNQYPESNAQYLAQLVPKANVVKGFNTVSAWALQSGSLDASSQVFVCGDDNKSKQLVMDVARSIGLTPLDQGSLLAAQELENYPLQLFPMWRLPFIITAGLTVFFFLYCMVIKVIYPYVEKNVDDTYRMMISIPNIVFPIVSLILLGLVYLPGVIAAFLQLYRGTKYKRFPNWLDTWMLCRKQLGLVAFAYGFLHVFYSLVRPLRYSSYWRLVRNVASQAKVVDNCREHQQTGGGKATIENIMELEEAVLAIIGGAVTESVVSREVETHC, translated from the exons ATGGACAGCAATTCATCAGACATGATCCCACTTCGTCAGACTAGCAGCAGAAAAAGGTTGGACCATAAACGGGACACGATTTGCATTTTTGGCACTGGGGACTTTGGCAGATCCTTTGGTATGAGGCTGCTCAAGTCAGGTTACCCGGTGGTATTTGGTAGCCGAGACCCAAAGCACTCGATCCTGCTGCCAAGTGGAGCGCAAGTGTTTAGCCACGCAGATGCCCTGAAAATATCCAAGATCATTTTCTTGGCAGTTCACAGAGAAAACTATGATTTTCTCCCAGCTCTGTCCGATTTGCTCGATGAAAAAGTGCTGGTGGATGTGAGCAACAACATCAGAATGAACCAATACCCAGAGTCCAATGCACAGTATCTGGCTCAGCTGGTTCCCAAAGCCAATGTGGTGAAGGGATTTAACACCGTTTCAGCCTGGGCCCTGCAGTCAGGCAGTCTGGATGCCAGCAGTCAG GTCTTTGTCTGCGGCGATGACAATAAATCCAAACAACTGGTGATGGATGTTGCCAGGAGTATAGGCCTCACTCCGTTAGACCAGGGATCCCTTCTAGCAGCCCAAGAACTGGAGAACTACCCTCTCCAGCTCTTTCCAATGTGGAGACTACCCTTTATTATAACGGCTGGTCTCACAGTATTCTTCTTCTTGTACTGTATGGTGATTAAAGTAATCTATCCCTATGTCGAAAAGAATGTTGATGATACCTATCGGATGATGATTTCCATACCCAATATTGTTTTTCCGATTGTTTCCCTCATTCTGCTTGGCTTAGTTTACCTGCCAGGTGTGAttgctgcattcctccaactctacaGAGGGACAAAATACAAAAGATTCCCTAACTGGCTTGACACGTGGATGTTATGTCGAAAGCAGCTCGGACTTGTGGCATTTGCCTATGGCTTCCTTCATGTTTTTTACTCATTGGTCAGACCACTTAGATATTCAAGTTATTGGAGACTGGTTCGCAATGTCGCATCACAG gccaaggtggtggACAACTGCCGGGAGCACCAGCAAACAGGTGGAGGCAAAGCCACAAttgagaacatcatggagctggagGAAGCAGTGCTCGCAATAATTGGAGGAGCAGTGACAGAGTCCGTGGTGAGCAGAGAAGTGGAAACTCATTGCtga
- the LOC139264598 gene encoding metalloreductase STEAP4-like isoform X3 yields MDSNSSDMIPLRQTSSRKRLDHKRDTICIFGTGDFGRSFGMRLLKSGYPVVFGSRDPKHSILLPSGAQVFSHADALKISKIIFLAVHRENYDFLPALSDLLDEKVLVDVSNNIRMNQYPESNAQYLAQLVPKANVVKGFNTVSAWALQSGSLDASSQVFVCGDDNKSKQLVMDVARSIGLTPLDQGSLLAAQELENYPLQLFPMWRLPFIITAGLTVFFFLYCMVIKVIYPYVEKNVDDTYRMMISIPNIVFPIVSLILLGLVYLPGVIAAFLQLYRGTKYKRFPNWLDTWMLCRKQLGLVAFAYGFLHVFYSLVRPLRYSSYWRLVRNVASQSFLSRP; encoded by the exons ATGGACAGCAATTCATCAGACATGATCCCACTTCGTCAGACTAGCAGCAGAAAAAGGTTGGACCATAAACGGGACACGATTTGCATTTTTGGCACTGGGGACTTTGGCAGATCCTTTGGTATGAGGCTGCTCAAGTCAGGTTACCCGGTGGTATTTGGTAGCCGAGACCCAAAGCACTCGATCCTGCTGCCAAGTGGAGCGCAAGTGTTTAGCCACGCAGATGCCCTGAAAATATCCAAGATCATTTTCTTGGCAGTTCACAGAGAAAACTATGATTTTCTCCCAGCTCTGTCCGATTTGCTCGATGAAAAAGTGCTGGTGGATGTGAGCAACAACATCAGAATGAACCAATACCCAGAGTCCAATGCACAGTATCTGGCTCAGCTGGTTCCCAAAGCCAATGTGGTGAAGGGATTTAACACCGTTTCAGCCTGGGCCCTGCAGTCAGGCAGTCTGGATGCCAGCAGTCAG GTCTTTGTCTGCGGCGATGACAATAAATCCAAACAACTGGTGATGGATGTTGCCAGGAGTATAGGCCTCACTCCGTTAGACCAGGGATCCCTTCTAGCAGCCCAAGAACTGGAGAACTACCCTCTCCAGCTCTTTCCAATGTGGAGACTACCCTTTATTATAACGGCTGGTCTCACAGTATTCTTCTTCTTGTACTGTATGGTGATTAAAGTAATCTATCCCTATGTCGAAAAGAATGTTGATGATACCTATCGGATGATGATTTCCATACCCAATATTGTTTTTCCGATTGTTTCCCTCATTCTGCTTGGCTTAGTTTACCTGCCAGGTGTGAttgctgcattcctccaactctacaGAGGGACAAAATACAAAAGATTCCCTAACTGGCTTGACACGTGGATGTTATGTCGAAAGCAGCTCGGACTTGTGGCATTTGCCTATGGCTTCCTTCATGTTTTTTACTCATTGGTCAGACCACTTAGATATTCAAGTTATTGGAGACTGGTTCGCAATGTCGCATCACAG TCATTCCTTTCTCGCCCGTGA